Proteins encoded together in one Caldicellulosiruptor saccharolyticus DSM 8903 window:
- a CDS encoding YqeG family HAD IIIA-type phosphatase: protein MLKRFKPDIICNNIFEIDLKKLKSRGINYLIIDIDNTLVPWGELEIKSEVFSWIKKAQELGFRICLVSNNQKERVKKIENVLGLPSVYNAKKPLKSGFLKASYILHEGKKNHQTAVIGDQFFTDVIGAKRLRLFVILVRPLKEREFFVTRINRIFERRILKYYMKDESK from the coding sequence ATGTTAAAGCGCTTTAAACCCGATATTATCTGTAATAACATATTTGAGATTGACCTAAAGAAATTAAAGTCAAGAGGCATTAATTATCTTATCATTGACATTGACAATACTTTAGTGCCTTGGGGTGAACTTGAGATAAAAAGTGAAGTATTTTCTTGGATAAAAAAAGCACAGGAACTGGGGTTTAGAATATGCCTTGTGTCAAACAATCAAAAAGAAAGAGTAAAAAAAATTGAAAATGTTTTAGGGCTCCCGAGTGTGTACAATGCTAAAAAACCTTTAAAATCTGGTTTTTTAAAAGCATCTTACATTCTTCATGAAGGAAAGAAAAACCATCAAACAGCTGTGATTGGTGACCAGTTTTTTACAGATGTGATAGGTGCAAAAAGGCTAAGACTCTTTGTGATTTTAGTAAGACCGCTTAAAGAAAGGGAGTTTTTTGTAACACGAATAAACAGAATCTTTGAGAGAAGAATCTTAAAATACTATATGAAGGATGAGAGCAAATGA
- the aroE gene encoding shikimate dehydrogenase produces the protein MKKLYLIGKSLKHSISPLIHNKILSNFGIDAVYSNVELPDFEKLKEFVEMVKKDGDVVGFNITIPYKEDILEFCDEVSEDVRIIQAANTVKKEGEKLVAYNTDWLGFKRSLEEVGISVKDKRILILGAGGAAKACIYGLYRMGVKEVFVANRTYEKAESLKEVFQDILKILPVEWLRRYEFKYDIIINTTSVGMFPNIESSPFDFENYVAGIPVFVYDMIYNPPKTTFLEEAEKKGSKTENGLKMLVYQAVEAEKIWFDIVNLSQSFLLEILKECEKKI, from the coding sequence ATGAAAAAACTGTATCTTATTGGAAAGAGCTTAAAACACTCTATCTCTCCTCTTATTCACAATAAAATCTTGTCTAACTTTGGTATTGATGCAGTTTACTCAAATGTTGAATTACCTGATTTTGAAAAGCTAAAAGAGTTTGTTGAAATGGTTAAAAAAGATGGCGATGTTGTCGGATTTAACATAACAATTCCCTATAAAGAGGATATTTTGGAGTTTTGCGATGAGGTTTCTGAAGATGTCAGAATAATTCAGGCTGCCAACACCGTAAAAAAAGAAGGTGAAAAGCTTGTTGCTTATAACACTGACTGGTTAGGTTTTAAAAGGAGTTTAGAAGAAGTAGGAATTAGTGTAAAAGACAAAAGGATTTTAATCTTAGGTGCTGGTGGTGCAGCAAAAGCTTGCATCTATGGACTTTACAGGATGGGTGTGAAAGAGGTCTTTGTTGCAAACAGAACATATGAAAAGGCAGAAAGCTTAAAAGAGGTTTTTCAAGACATTTTAAAAATCCTTCCAGTAGAATGGCTAAGAAGATATGAGTTTAAATACGATATAATTATTAACACAACATCTGTGGGAATGTTTCCGAATATTGAAAGCAGTCCTTTTGACTTTGAAAACTATGTGGCTGGCATACCAGTTTTTGTATATGATATGATATACAATCCTCCTAAGACCACTTTTTTGGAAGAAGCCGAAAAGAAAGGGTCAAAGACTGAAAATGGTCTTAAGATGCTTGTGTACCAGGCAGTTGAAGCTGAAAAGATTTGGTTTGATATAGTAAATCTTTCTCAAAGTTTTTTACTTGAAATCCTAAAGGAGTGCGAGAAAAAAATATAG
- a CDS encoding GtrA family protein has protein sequence MNMSNVSLKRKFILKIHSKVNQLLELVKFSIVGVINTTIDFAVFFVCYSILHFNSSFSQVFGYTAGMVNSFLMNKKWTFEDSTKGRIIILKVVKFAFTNIISLLLSIVMIKLSRLYLSNSILIAKILATLCAQGVNYILYKFWVFTKMETNNESI, from the coding sequence ATGAACATGAGTAATGTATCCCTCAAAAGAAAGTTTATTTTAAAAATTCATTCAAAGGTCAATCAATTACTTGAACTTGTCAAATTTTCAATTGTAGGGGTTATAAACACAACAATTGATTTTGCAGTCTTTTTTGTTTGCTACTCTATTTTGCATTTTAATTCTTCTTTCAGTCAGGTTTTTGGCTACACGGCTGGTATGGTCAACAGTTTTTTGATGAACAAAAAGTGGACATTTGAAGATAGCACAAAAGGACGTATAATAATACTAAAGGTAGTAAAGTTTGCCTTTACAAATATTATCTCATTGCTACTCTCAATTGTAATGATAAAACTTTCAAGGCTATATCTGTCAAACTCAATTTTAATTGCAAAAATACTTGCAACTTTATGTGCTCAAGGGGTAAACTATATTTTATATAAGTTCTGGGTGTTTACTAAAATGGAGACAAATAATGAGAGTATTTAA
- a CDS encoding glycosyltransferase family 2 protein, with amino-acid sequence MLPKVYFVIPCYNEEEMLPYTIEKMLQKFDDLLKKGLISENSRIIFVDDGSKDKTWQLIKEATKDIKFVGVKLSRNCGHQNALMAGMSYALKFCDCAITLDADLQDDINVIDEFIKKFEEGYDVVYGVRSSRKTDTFFKRFTAQSFYKLMRAFGVEIVYNHADYRLLSKKALEFLMQFEERNLFLRGIIPLIGLKSTIVYYERQERIAGKTKYPLKKMLSFAFEGITSFSVKPIKYITFAGFLMFLLSIAILIYAIVQKIRGQAIAGWTSLTISIWFIGGLQLVALGLIGEYIGKIYKEVKRRPLYLIEEIAKDEHE; translated from the coding sequence ATGCTACCAAAAGTATACTTTGTAATCCCATGCTATAACGAAGAAGAGATGCTTCCTTATACAATTGAGAAGATGCTGCAAAAGTTTGACGATCTTTTGAAAAAGGGACTAATATCCGAAAACAGCAGAATTATCTTTGTGGATGATGGGAGTAAAGACAAAACTTGGCAGCTAATAAAAGAGGCAACAAAAGACATAAAGTTTGTTGGTGTAAAACTTTCGAGAAACTGTGGCCATCAAAATGCTTTGATGGCTGGAATGAGCTATGCTCTGAAGTTTTGTGACTGTGCAATTACATTGGATGCTGATTTGCAGGATGATATAAACGTAATTGACGAGTTTATCAAAAAGTTTGAAGAAGGGTATGATGTTGTGTATGGTGTTCGAAGCAGCAGAAAAACTGATACTTTTTTCAAAAGATTTACAGCACAGAGTTTTTATAAGCTGATGCGGGCATTTGGAGTTGAAATTGTGTATAACCATGCAGATTACAGGCTTTTGAGTAAAAAAGCCTTAGAGTTTTTGATGCAGTTTGAAGAGAGAAATTTGTTTTTGAGAGGAATAATTCCCCTGATTGGGCTCAAATCAACAATTGTGTATTATGAAAGACAAGAAAGGATTGCAGGTAAGACAAAATATCCACTCAAAAAGATGCTTTCTTTTGCCTTTGAAGGAATAACCTCATTTTCTGTAAAGCCAATAAAATATATAACTTTTGCAGGCTTTTTGATGTTTTTACTCAGCATTGCAATTTTGATATATGCAATAGTTCAGAAGATAAGAGGACAAGCCATTGCAGGTTGGACCTCTTTAACCATTTCAATTTGGTTTATAGGCGGGCTTCAGCTTGTTGCACTGGGATTGATTGGTGAGTACATAGGGAAGATTTATAAAGAGGTAAAGAGACGACCGCTATATCTTATTGAGGAGATAGCAAAAGATGAACATGAGTAA
- a CDS encoding DUF2273 domain-containing protein — protein MNKLEKFIKENVGMLVGGALALILILFILEVGIVKAILITVVVIVGIILGKKFITYDKIRELLKDKN, from the coding sequence TTGAATAAATTAGAAAAATTTATAAAAGAAAATGTGGGAATGTTGGTAGGCGGAGCTTTAGCTCTTATTTTGATTCTGTTTATTTTAGAAGTTGGAATTGTCAAAGCTATACTGATAACAGTAGTTGTCATTGTTGGAATAATATTAGGTAAAAAGTTTATAACGTATGATAAAATAAGAGAACTTCTGAAAGATAAGAATTGA